Below is a genomic region from Botrytis cinerea B05.10 chromosome 2, complete sequence.
CCTCGGAAAGTTGGCTGCTATTATCGAAGTGGAATCTGATAATAAAGAGTGGTATGGTGTCGCTGAACAGGCCATTAGTGCCATCTATGCCCTTTCGAAACATCCAGACAACCTTTGCTCAGAGATACTTCGAAGAAAGACGAAAGACGTATTCCAGCGGCGAGCTGCGGCAACGCCTCAACCCAAAGTTGACGAGGACAACGATACAGACATGATGGACGTAGATATGCCGGATGTAGATACCGAAGAACAGGGccaggaagaagaagcgcCACCAGCCGAGGTTGAAACCCCGGCGCCACCTGAAAATAAGCAGAAGGGTTCTATTGCATTATCGCAACTTCTATTTATAGTTGGGCATGTTGCTATCAAGCAAATTGTGCATCTTGAGCTTTGCGAAATGGATTTCAAGAGGCGGAAGGTAGACGCTGAAAAGAACAAGGCAGCGGAAACACCAGCAGATAAGGCCGCGAAAGAAGCTGCCGATGATCTCGACATGATAGGCGGAACAACAGAAGATGATTTCACCGACGCCATGTCACATATCAGAGAACGCGAGCTGTTATTTGGACAAAATTCTCTACTCGCTAACTTTGGACCACTTGTGGCTGAGATTTGTTCCAACAACACAACTTACAAGGATCGCAACCTTCAAGCAGCTGCTACCCTTTGCTTGGCAAAGCTCATGTGCGTCAGCTCCGAATATTGTGAAAccaatcttcctcttctcatcaCTATCATGGAGCGATCGAAGGATCCGACTATTCGTTCGAACGTGGTAATTGCTCTTGGTGATATGGCCGTCTGCTTTAACCATCTCATCGATGAAAATACAGACTTCCTCTATAGAAGATTGAACGATAAGGATGCGAGTGTGAAGAGAACTTGTTTGATGACTCTCACTTTCCTCATTCTCGCCGGTCAAGTGAAGGTTAAGGGACAACTAGGAGAGATGGCTAAATGTCTCGAGGATGATGACAAACGTATCGCAGATTTGAGCAGAATGTTCTTTACTGAACTGAGCACGAAGGATAATGCTGTATATAATCACTTCGTTGATATGTTCAGTTTGCTGAGTGCCGAGAAGGAacttgaagaagatgctcTCAGGAGAATCATTAAGTTCTTGGCTGGATTTGTTGAGAAGGTATGTTGCTACTTTTTTTCTACCTGTTTCTTTCACAGGAATAGATACTGATCTGATGAATAGGATAAACATGCCCGCCAACTTGCCGATAAATTGGCAGCTCGATTAGCTAGATGTGAGAGCGAAAGACAGTGGAATGATGTCGCGTATGCTTTGAGTTTATTACAACacaaaaatgaagaaattacCAAGTTGGTACAAGGAGGGTTCAGAGTTGTACAGGCTAGTGCTTGATTCTTTGACCAAGGCATGTGTTAGGCAGGAGATGAAAACTGGGAATGGACTTTCTTGTATCGGATggttgatgataatgatgattacGGTGTTAGGGTTATGATCATCGAAAAATGATACTTGATACCTGGCGTTAGGTTGTTTGATGTATTAATGATCTTGATGAATATAAGGGTTTTTCGACATACAATACCAAAGAACAAGTTTGAAGTGATCTTAACGATGGGGATGAATGTGTCATAACTATACTTCTTATGTTGAAACGCGCATTCACCTAGCTAGGTACTCTATCTACATTTGGGTTGCGTACCTAGATATGTTGTGTGGTGCTCGTAAAATATCGAGATAATTTCAgatactacctacctactatGTACCTACTATGTATCCAGCAAGTAGTCCACcttaaatattcattttttcaacGAAAACTAGAAATTTTctagagaggaaagaaagaaatgtcGGGCTCACCGAGGAAGTGAGAATTTCCCCAGTGAGCTTTGAGTTTTGAGCTTCATGCTCTAAGCTTTCTATTCCTTTTCTCCCAGATATGAGATGCgtggaatggaatgagaaGGACGATTTTGCATTTCCTTATATGTGTGTGGATTGTAATATTGTGATATGGTGATATCTTGTTAAAAGGAGTAGAAAGATCGAGGGTTTgggaatagaatagaatagaaccGTAATCACATCATGTTACACTACAATTTAACATTTACTATGTGAAaatttattgttattaatcTTTTGCTCCCAAAATCCCGgttcaattttattttcaaaggGAAACTTAAATAAAGTAGTTGGATTGGTTCTCGCTGTACATTCCTGCTAGATTACCAACGCTATCCATTCATGTATGGAGTGTAATGAGAGTGAAATAAAGTTGCTTCAAGCTTCAAGCTGCCTACAAATTTCGCAATAAGGGTATCATGCATATATTAATCGATCCGGATCGTCCTGCAACCTCCTCATCCCTTTCTTCCACGCCCTTTGCATCACCtgccttctttttctttttccttatCGAAGTCCTCTCCACACGTGTATCACTGTCAGCTAATTCCCAATACTCCACACTTCTACCCCTATAATGTCGAAtttctccccctcctcaCTCAATGGTTCGTTTCCAAATGTAGGGCAACTACTACTCACGCCCTTCTCAAACGTATCATCTAGCCAGAGTCCATAATGcccatctccacctcctaTTGATAGAAACCCCGTTTCACAGAGCATCATGTAGTCGTTTATTCCCGAGTAGGGAAAAGCTTTGAAGCGGATTCGTTCAGGTGTACTGGCACCTGATTTGATAGAGGAGGGGGATTTGGGAGGAGGTTGGGAAAAGGTAGGCGAGAGGAGTGAAGAGGGATGGGCGGggttctgattctgatttcGAGGAGCGCCGATGGTGGTTGAGCGTTGCAAGTTCGTAGTATCggaggaagggggagggggaagatTTGCtaggaaggaggaggagagaatggTTGCGCGCCAAAGGAAGCATTCCCCTGTGCCGAAATAGTGAGGTGCAGGATGCGGTGCTTCTGTCAAGTATGCGCCAAACAACTATAGTCAACAATCTCATTAGCTAAATGCCCAATTTTATACGCATCCCAAAGATCTCTAAGATGAGGACTAGACAAGGGATAAACAGAAATACGTACCCCACCCTCCCCATCCTTAACAACCAGCACAAAGCCATTCCTCAAACCCCTCAAGTCATCACACTTCTTATAAAGCGTCCCCAAACTGACTCCATCCTGTTCCAAACTATAAACCAAATTCCATTCCTCACACAATTGCAAGCGTGGCGGAACCAGTAATCTAATTTCCTCCGCCAATGCCCGGCTCAATAACTGCGCAGACGGATCTGtattttctctccatcccttTAACGTCACCGGATACAAAGGTGGTGGCTGAAATGGCGATGCGGTTCGATGAGGAGGTGTGTAGACGCCTTGAATGCCATTTTGCGCTGGGGAGAACgatggagattgggattttGAGTGGTGAGAAGTGTTGGTGTGATGATTGCCATTGCCGTTGCCCGAATGAGTAGAAGGTTCGGTAGAGAAACGTCGCAGTAATCCAGTGACTGCGGTGGAAATGGTCGGGACAGCCCAACTTGTGGAGTTTGAGAGGGCGGGGGTGGAGGTGccggaggaggagaggggggttTCGTCGTGATAGCGATTATTTGACATTGTGGATAGATGCGATTGTGAATGCGGTGTTGGAATGGTTTTACTGCATTAATGGACCCGCTCGTGGGTATATGTCGTGTCTGCTATGCGCGAGTGTTACTGGAACGTTTCGTGGGCGTGTTCCAAGGATAGCTTGGAAGCTTTCTAAGATAAGATGGGAATGTGGGAAGTATAGCTTCGTGGAATGGATTCGAGATGGCAATTGTAATAATTGAGAGCAAGAATTGTATGCTTTAAAGGTTATCGTGCTGGAGTAATTGCTCGGAGTAAATCCACGCATTCGTGGTctgatgaaatgaaatgaaagatgTCGATGGCCGATTGTCGATTGTCGATTTCCAATTGCCAGTGCTCTGATTATTGAAGGGGGGCGCCACTAAGTTTCATCTGGTTAGATTGGATGAGATACGGATAAGGCTGAAAGGTGTGCGGAAGCCAAGACACGTTTGTGTGAGTGGTAGAAGCATATCATCGCCGTTTTTGTACATTATCAACATGAATAAATGAAACCATCGGACGATTTTATGTACGACAACGAGGTCAACCTTCAGAATGGATTCCCGTCGACATTGCATCAAGTCATTGTGCTGTATCACAGTATCACCAATCCGCAAATTACATAAAAACCTGCACTTCAAACCCAAACAAGCAGACCATGTGTCAAGAATCTTTCAATCGTTAACTACTACCTATTGTCCAAGAACTTCCGAATCCCCTCAATTACACCTTCAGGGCTTGGCTTCTCAGCACAAACATCTGGTTCGTAACCAAACGTACTCTTGAGATAATCCCTCGTGGTAGGACCAATCGTCGCAATAAAAgtcttcctctttccatcCTCCTGTTCATTCGCTCGTTTGATTCTCCCCGTTTGGCAATCTAACATGCCTAGTGATCGTAACATAGCATCGCATCCTGTCGGTGAAAAAACAACCACCCATCTCGTATCCCTATGTTCCGTCTCCTTCAATAGAGCTTTGAAATCTTCTTCGAACGATTCCATGACTCCCGTACCATAAACAACCAGTTCATCGACTTGGATCCGTTTCCCATCTGATAGTTCGGGATCCATCAATGTTCTAGGAATAATATCTCTTCGCTGTTCTCCAACCATGAACAGTAGAGATGGCTTTACGCAGCGATTTTTGTACCAATTCCCATAGTGTTCTAACATGTAATGCGCCAGTGCTTCTCCATTTCCTGATTCGGCACCAAAGATATTCAACGCGGGGGTTTGGGGTATCGATCGCAATGCTCGCGATGTAGCTGGGCCGACGGTATAGATTGGTATGTTTTGTAAATATGGCCATTCATCGCTGTCTAGAATATTATTAGCCAATCAATAATCTGCATCCCTCACTCAATCCACCGAAATCAATCACATACCATCTTCActtctcccctcctccaccaacTTCGCAAATAACTCCACAGCCCTCTGACTTGTAAAAATCAAGCCTCCGTAttccttcccctcttctctcccaatGCCCCTCTCCTTAAGTAACCTCTTCACCTCATCCACCCCCTCATCCACAAACCTATGCTCCAACACCGGCACAAAAGTCGGTTCAAACCCCCTCTCACTCCCCTCCACCCCTCCTCCATACCTCACCGCATTAAAGCTCACCTCCTCAAACCTCTCCTCATACCCATCATTCGGCACACTCTTCGTCTTCAACAAAAACGTCGGAATTCTTCCCATCCTTCCAACACTTTCCATCTATCCTCAATATCCTTCTCTCctatcttttcaaattctcaatcGTGTTCGCGTGTTACAATTTCTCCTGCCACAAATATCGAAATTTCGCTCGAATCGTAAAAAGCATATGAAACtttatccatctatccatccatccatcccactcGCGTGCGTGCGGGGCACATGTCAGAGAAATGACGATGAGCTTCTGCTCCAAGCTATCAGCACTACAACGCTTCCCATTGGACAATGTCACATTTATCTTTTAAGCATAAACCACACCCCTGTCCCCAAGCGGAAAATGCGGAAAAGGCCCATGgtttattttccttttcttacAAACCAAAGCTATGTAACATTAAGTTaaataatttctataaatcGAGACATTTCTGtacttttttcaaaattcattaCAGATTTCGTCTCAtcattttccttccttctatCAAATCATAAGTGTGGAAATGGCAGACGATACACAGGATGAGTCTGCAAATACACCGATCGCGAGCGCGGTCCCTCCAAAAAAGTATCCCAAAGGTGTAATATTGGGAAAAGATGGGAAACCGTAAGTTCTACttattccttttccttttcctcttcgcctccccctccctcgtCTCAATCCCACCCCACACCACCCCAAACGAACAAACTAacccctcccttcctccctccccagCTGCCGCACCTGCAACTCCCTCACCTCCTtcaccagcaccaccaaaTCTCTGCAGACCCCCTCGGCCTCCCCCCCAACCGACTGCCCCCCCTCCATCGAAACCCTCGGCCGCGCCTCCTGGACCTTCCTACACACGCTCTCGGCCTCCTACCCCAGCACCCCCACCCCCAGCGACCGCACCAACATATCGACCTTCATGAATCTCTTCGCCCAGCTCTACCCCTGCTGGACCTGCGCCGAGGATTTCCAATCCTACATGGCCGAGAACAAGGTGCGCACCGAGAGTCGCGCCGAGTTCGGCATGTGGATGTGCGAGGCGCATAATGATGTGAATCGGAAGTTGGGGAAGAGGGAGTTTGATTGCGCGCGCTGGGAAGAGAGGTGGAGGACTGGCTGGAAGGATGGGAGGTGTGGATAGGTGGGAGGCTTGAAATTGAGCTGGAGTTGGGAATTTGGAAGAGACGGTTCTGTGGAATGGGGTTCtgtggaatgggatgggaggatGTGTTATATGAATGGGGAAAGGgtgtatgatatgatatatgatgagatgagatgaggtgaggtgTATGATATAATGGCCAGCCCAGCATAATTCGGCGTTTCGGGACAAGATCAAGAAGGTCATGCATGAAAGGAGGTAATCTCGACTCGAAAACTTTATATGAATTTACGAAGAATTCTCTTCTCACGATCAAACTAAGAAAGCATAACAGTATAGGCTTGATGTATAAACCTGGTCTATTTCGCTAATGATGTGCTGACTTTAGTCGCTGATGTATGTATCCCCCTAATCAACATCtaaaatacaattcatacaaatcctcctccccatcccTTCCACGATAACACATACAATCGACCATCTACTATCTTAATCGAACAGAAAATTACAGATCCCACttcctcaatatcaacatctacTAGCCTCCCATGTGCTGTACAAATTCTACTGCATCGATACGTGTCGAACTCAATGCCTCCTTGTATACTCCAGTTTGTCCCAATTCATCAGTAGTCCCTTGAAGCTGCGAAGTTGAACATCACAAACATGATCCTGATCATCCATgtcagaatcagaatcttcatcatcggtATTATCCATTTCCACGTCTTCCTCCTTTTTTTCTCCCTTGTTAGAaagttttcttctctttccattAGATGCATGCGTAGCAGCAAGGCCCAAACTCCTAAAACCCTCTCCAAAGACATTCGAAGTATTAACACGcctttttctaattttctgTCCTTTTCCTCCAAGGAGATTCAAGCCCCAGCAATCAGCATGAAGTTCTTCCATATTGACTTCCACCTCCAAGGTTGCAAGTGTGTTCTTGCTTTCATTGTTGGTATCTCGCGCAGACTGAATGGTATTATCTGATTGATCTAGTGATTCTTCACAATCATCCCAATTCCCATCACTTCCCTCAAATCCTGAATCCTTTTCATCTTGTCGATCTGATGGTGACTGTTGACGATGATGGTTAGTCTCTGATCCAGGAAAACCATCATGACTCGACGATGCCTCGCTTTCCTCACTGCTTTCATCATAAGTTTCCAAACTTGGactttgattctttttctttccctctccatccGTATCAGAATGTCTCTCGTTCGGCTCCtggagaattgatattgCTTCTCTCAAGTTTGGTTGGGAGCTCGCATCGGTAAAAGCCATAATTCTATCCACTATCAATGGTGGTGCTCGATTCGACGTGTTAGAATTTTCACTACCGGCAGGCCGGTCAGTTACTCCGAGCATCATACGAAAGGAGGCTCGAGCTACACGGCCACTTTGAGTGGAACCACTGAGTGTAGAGATTGAGGCTGACGACACAGTAGTCATCCTCgttcttgattttgaagataagTTATTATGAGATATCGATGCACCAGTATGCGACGCAGTCCCCACCGTTGTGACGGAATTTGACGAGTTTGAAGAGACTGACGGTAATCTTTCACTTGCACAATCTCCCACTTCAGGAGCAACACGTGCAGGATTTTTTGCCCTTCCTACAATTTGCGTCTGAGTATCTCCAGCTCCATCCCCCACACACTGATCAGGATTATGATTCTTAGATTCCCTAGCATTCAAGGTCGCGGAGGCCTCCAATAATCGTGAACCGCTTTCAAGACGGACCTCCTTTTTTTCTGCTTCGGGGCTCGTGTTGGAGCTGATGGTGGCATTTCTGACGGCCATTGTGCCCACGATGGTTCTGGGTCGCGTGGTAATTCTGGGTCGCTTGGCTTCCAATACTCTTTGATCGCTCTTAGAATGCCtgtcttctttctctgccGTTGCTTTACTGGAGTTGGTCGTACAAATGCCGGTCTTGGTTGTAAAAATGCTGATCGTGGTTCTGGATTACGTTGTGGTATTGGGTCGCTTGGCTTCCAATACTCTTTGATTGCttttaaaaaggattttatttttctctgCTTTCGTTGCACGGGGGGTGCTCTGAGGCTTGCCCTAGAGCTGGTGCTGGAACTGGTGCTGGGCCTGGTGCTGGACGTGATCCTGACAAGGGAGTAGTATCTAGTTCTGGCGATGGTAGTGAGCCTAACAGGGGCGATTGTCCTGGGGCTGTCTCTCGGAACTTCTTGATCAATTTCTGAAGCCACTTCTTCGCTGCATTCACTTGTTTCTGACAccactttcttttcctcttctgtGGTGCCAATCTCTCTGTTATTGTTCTCTCCACGCAACTGACGAACAGGCGACTTTTCGGGGCTTGCCATGTACGTTGTTGAGGCGAGCGTAATGCTTGCGGTTGGTAGGAACGAATGACACAAGATAAGTAGAAAATCCACAACACGTTATTGTCATAGGAACTCTAAGTCCTATCGACTCCGTTGATTTTAATGCGGTTGTCAGTGCAGGAATGTGTAAAATTGGCGAGGGAATCGTCGTTGGCGCTGGAGATGGATCGTATGCTGCCTGAGGAGTTGGATCCG
It encodes:
- the Bcoxr1 gene encoding Bcoxr1, with product MSNNRYHDETPLSSSGTSTPALSNSTSWAVPTISTAVTGLLRRFSTEPSTHSGNGNGNHHTNTSHHSKSQSPSFSPAQNGIQGVYTPPHRTASPFQPPPLYPVTLKGWRENTDPSAQLLSRALAEEIRLLVPPRLQLCEEWNLVYSLEQDGVSLGTLYKKCDDLRGLRNGFVLVVKDGEGGLFGAYLTEAPHPAPHYFGTGECFLWRATILSSSFLANLPPPPSSDTTNLQRSTTIGAPRNQNQNPAHPSSLLSPTFSQPPPKSPSSIKSGASTPERIRFKAFPYSGINDYMMLCETGFLSIGGGDGHYGLWLDDTFEKGVSSSCPTFGNEPLSEEGEKFDIIGVEVWSIGN
- the Bchem4 gene encoding Bchem4, whose translation is MESVGRMGRIPTFLLKTKSVPNDGYEERFEEVSFNAVRYGGGVEGSERGFEPTFVPVLEHRFVDEGVDEVKRLLKERGIGREEGKEYGGLIFTSQRAVELFAKLVEEGRSEDDSDEWPYLQNIPIYTVGPATSRALRSIPQTPALNIFGAESGNGEALAHYMLEHYGNWYKNRCVKPSLLFMVGEQRRDIIPRTLMDPELSDGKRIQVDELVVYGTGVMESFEEDFKALLKETEHRDTRWVVVFSPTGCDAMLRSLGMLDCQTGRIKRANEQEDGKRKTFIATIGPTTRDYLKSTFGYEPDVCAEKPSPEGVIEGIRKFLDNR
- the Bcerv1 gene encoding Bcerv1 → MADDTQDESANTPIASAVPPKKYPKGVILGKDGKPCRTCNSLTSFTSTTKSLQTPSASPPTDCPPSIETLGRASWTFLHTLSASYPSTPTPSDRTNISTFMNLFAQLYPCWTCAEDFQSYMAENKVRTESRAEFGMWMCEAHNDVNRKLGKREFDCARWEERWRTGWKDGRCG